The following nucleotide sequence is from Fulvitalea axinellae.
GACTATCATGGGATAAAAGAGATAGTGATCGAAGATTTGCCCGACGCCTCACCCTGGATTTTTTTAACAGGGGAAAATGGTTACGGAAAGACACTGATTCTAAAGGCGCTCTCCGCAAAAATTGGCCGAAAGAAAGATGATTATCTCCCGAAAGAATCTAGAGTGGATTTAGAAATTAGGGAGTATAAAGGCAATGGTTTAAAGAAGTCTTTAAGTAAAGAGTGTGTCGCTTACGGCCCGCATAGGTTGAGTATGGCGGAAAGGATCAGTGACGATAGCCCTACGAACTTGAGGAGCCTGTTTGAATCAAGATCCGTATTGCGAGATATTGAGAAGGAAGGCTTAAGCCGTTGGTATTTCAATCAGAAAGAAAAATATCACGAGGCCGTTTCCATATTCAAACGCTTATTGCCCCAACTGGCGGAAGTACATGTAGACGACAATACCTATAAAATCACTTATAAAGAAAAAGATGAGTCGGGAAATATCATAGATGAAGCCCGTACTTTCCAAGAGCTTGCTTCCGGCTTCCAGAACATCATAGCGATGGTGGGGGATATATTGTTGCACTTTTCCGAAGCGATGACCAAGTCATTCAAAGGCTTTAATGAGTTGAAAGGTATCGT
It contains:
- a CDS encoding AAA family ATPase, whose amino-acid sequence is MNKIVTTYCLNRFSIHDYHGIKEIVIEDLPDASPWIFLTGENGYGKTLILKALSAKIGRKKDDYLPKESRVDLEIREYKGNGLKKSLSKECVAYGPHRLSMAERISDDSPTNLRSLFESRSVLRDIEKEGLSRWYFNQKEKYHEAVSIFKRLLPQLAEVHVDDNTYKITYKEKDESGNIIDEARTFQELASGFQNIIAMVGDILLHFSEAMTKSFKGFNELKGIVFIDELELYLHPKLQKKLPGLLSDIFPRIQFIASTHSPIPLLGAPEHSVFLKVNRTKEEGITVEKLDIDLSELYIDNVLSSPIFGFNEILSTNRDPKKRIRTNPDYEEVSFEKKLEDRLKKLSEEANIDPKKLFGDD